The sequence AGAGAAGCGACACTTGTCTCTTCAGGTGATGGGCAAGGAGTGGCCGGTGTGGTTTCGTGAAAACAGTTGCGATAAAAGGCTCGGAAATGGGTGGAAACGGTTTGTAGAAGACAACAAGCTGAAGATGGGTGATATGTGCCTCTTTCAACTGTTGAGAGATGAGAGAACCATGGAGGTACATATCATCCCCGCCGCAAACGATGCCACTTACCGGGCAGGTCTCCAAAATGGTGCTGACCGGGAAGCGGCGTTCCGGGGAGGGGCTCCTACTCATCATACGGATGGAGCGCGTGATCCTGACACAAGGTTGCTTCGCATCACTAAAACTGAAGCTGTGGAAGATGATGTTTGTTGCCCTTGATGGCGCCTGATCGCCCAAGGAAAAATATGGCGTGGTGTCTAAACCGAGCATGCATAGTGCTGTTTTTGCGCTCTGGGGTTAAACGAGCGATCCTATGTGTCGATCATAAGGCCTGGGTTACATTGTATGGTAGAAACTTGAAACTGTTGTGGTGCTCGATCTACCTCTGTATTTTGTTTGTTATCTTCGCAGGCCAAGGCCTGGAACTCCTCTGTTTGTAGTTTTAGCTGCCTTTTGGTTTCCTGTTGCACCTCTGGATGCTGCTTTTGTGATCGCGGTTTATTTCGTTACGTGGTGATGATAGTGGAACCCGCTCCTTCGTGGTCGTTTGGAAAACAATGCATGCCAAATTGATGCCATGCTGCTGAATGCTGATGTTGCCGGATTCCCTGACGGCAGTGGACTAGTAATGCTTTCTTCTTGGTGGCAGGGAGCCAGCGCTAGAGCGCCACCGTCCAGCAACTGGAGACAAACAGCATGCAGCTGCCAGATGGCCACGCCAGGACACGCGGCAGCATGCAGCTTGCCAGATGGCCAACATACAGGACACAGGACAGCATGCAAGCACCACGTGCACCACCATGCATTGACACGCCACCACGTCCCCATGCCACGCCCACAGTTACCAGCATCCAATATTGACAGTCCCCCAGCAGAAAAATAAAATGGAATGAACAAGGAATGGAGGCATATGCAGGTTCAGCTCATCAACGACGCTACTGCACAGACCCGACCCATCTTAAATTACCAACGAAACACAGTCCTGTAACCTTTGTTCCAAACGAtaccaaaatatttttatctatgGAAATCTTATTATCCTTCAAAATCTTCGTCTTTTTATTCGCAGGTTCTTTTTATTCCTCTTGTATATTCCAGCTTAAGTATCTTCCTTAATTATCCTAGAAGACCGCGCTGAGAGACAATGCATTAACTCAAATAAAAAGCAGCTCACGGGGACGGGGCCTCGGGTGTCATGAAGACAGTGAAACAACAAATGCTAAGGCCGTTTCTTTTTACTGTAACAAACAAACACTCAGTCTTCGAGAGCTGGATTAGTACTGCTGCACGAGCTCTCTCCGCTCAGCGCGTGGTCACATCCTACTAGCACTGGCAGAGTAGCAGGGCCAAGCGGAAGGCAGCGAGAAGGAGAACAAAGCTGACAAGATAAGCAAGGTAAGAATTACTGTACGAGATAGTAAAATCTAAGCACCGTAATCGTAGTCCCAATCCCAGAATAAATCTCCTAACGACTTCTTTCAATTTAGTTCGATCTCCATGGGTAGTGGGGGCGATTCTTTCTGAAAACCCCGTTTCCTCTGTTCCTCTGCTCGTGCTGAATAACCCAGACGATTTTCACCATCCTTTCCTTAATTAGGTCTTGGGCGTGATACTGGATCCAACATCACATTCACATATCCCTTTCTCCATTAGTAATGTCAACACAAGTACATTTATGCGTGTGTGGGAGACGAGGGACATGCGTCTTTCCTGTGGCCACGCCGTGTTGGTCTGGGGTCGAGGGAGCTCTCCGACACGCCGGAGAATCGGCTGCCGGCGGGGTGGTCGGTGCCGGCGGCGTAACGAGCATCGGGGGTTTCTGCAGGTTACCACGTCGAGCCGTCAGTTGGCAGAGGGGAGGCCCCATGGGCCATGGGGACGACGGGGGTAGGAGGCGGCGTGAGGGGTCTCATGGAGATTTTTGTTCTTCTTGTTCAATCCATCCCAAATCCTGTTCTGATCGATTTGTTATGGTTTGAATCAAAGTTCCTTTCTTCTAACTAAAGAAAATACTTTTccctgcaaaaaaagaaaaaaaaacctagCCGCCCCACAGATCCATGGCAGATCTAGTTACCCACAATACTTCCGCGTCGGCTTGAGGCGGCGTTGGCGGTCTTGTAAATAAGATTCTTCGGCGGTGATGGGTCTCCTTATCCGGCCTTCGCATTCTTCTCCGGGTAAACAGCTCGTGCCTCGGATTGCTGTTTGCTGGTGTCCCCTTGCAATGTCCGGTGATTGATCCGGCCGAAGTTACAATGAATCCCTTACTCCGGTGATGTGGAGCAGGTGCGGTATGGAGCTAGGCTCACGGCGCGCCATCAGGAGAGGGCGAATAATTCCCCTTCGGCCGGTTTGTAGACTTTCTTCGTCAAGAGGTGCTTGGACTTGGTCAATTTACAGCTTCTTTTGAGAGGAAAGAATACACAACTTCTAGCCTTcgcaaaaaataaagaaaatatcaATGTTCCAAATTCACATTGAGGAGTAGTACATGGCATTGTGTCAAGTTCAACAACAAAAAAGAGTACATGTCTGCTTATTGTTCACGACTTCAAGTCCTCATACCATATATCATTGCTAATAAATTTTGCATTGCAGGGGGAGGGCTGCTAAAAACATGTGCACGTCTTGTGAAAGATTGAACCTATGGGATGAGTATCGCTACAAACTTTTGGATGATGAGGAGAAGCATTTCTTGGTGCTTATGTTGGGTGATTTCCGAGATGCAATGGTAACCCTATTATCTATCTGtggtactacctccgtctcggtgaataagtcattcgcgtagttctaggttgacaatttaactatctaaatatgtgttatatgtgacaaaatatatatatttagaaactacatttgtgtagaaatctagtgatatacttttcatgacatataacacatatttaattgctcaaatcggtgacctagaactacgcgaatgacttattcacctagacggaggtagtattttTGTAAGACCATTGATGTTTCCACTTTATTCTACTTTAAATTCTGCGCTGCAGTCAGATTCCGCATAGTTTTTATTTCAGCAATTACAGGTAAGATCTACACTCATTTTCCTTGTTTTTTTGTAAGATACTAGCCAGGTATCATAAGACAAAGATACACCTTGATTGTAACTAGTGCCTTTTGGATCTTGTGCATAAACTGTCCATCCATCCAATCTTTTTTATTATATCTTTCTGCAGATATTCCCAGAAGAACTTGTGTGGCGTTTTTTTATTTCAGCAATTACAGGTAAGATCTACACTCATTTTCCTTGTTTTTTTGTAAGATACTAGCCATGTATCATAAGACAAAGATACACCTTGATTGTAACTAGTGCCTTTTGGATCTTGTGCATAAACTGTCCATCCATCCAATCTTTTTTATTATATCTTTCTGCAGATATTCCCAGAAGAACTTGTGTGGCGTTTTAAATGTGAGATCCCAGGAGAGATCAAGCTAGTAAGCCGAAAAGGTTACAGTCACGCTATTGTGGTTGCCAAGAACCAAGAAAAGCTTGTCTTTACAGTGGGTTGGAGGCAGTTTGTTGGACAGTATGATCTACAGATGGGTGATTCCTTAATATTAAAATACAATGGGAACTGCCAGTTTGATGTCATAATCTTTGATAAGCTTGGCCGTGAAAAAGCATTGTCGGTTGTCGTGGATCCTTTTTTGCCGCAGGTCCAAGAAAATCCCAACAAGGCACATGAAATCGGGTGAAATACCAGTCTTCACTATTCAGGCCTTCATTTCCTGGTACCAAATTTCACTTAGAATGGATTTTGCACTGCAGATCTTCTAAAAATATAGATGTGCCCTCTGAAAGATACAAAAGCTGGACTGATTATCACTACACAAACTTGGATGATGAAAAGAAATATTTCTTAATGGTTATGATGGGCAATTTTCAACATGAGATGGTAAATTTATATCCAAATACAGTAACACTCCTTTTTATCAGTTACTTCGGTGTTTTTCTTTAGACCAACGATTTTCTACTTTCTAATTTAGATTATGTTGAGTGGAGATATATAATGCTTTAGAGACATATACACAACTATATGTAGTCTTTGCAACTTTTGCTCATGGCTCCTGTTAATTTGATGCCTGGATTGAATCCAGAATGGTAGCACATTCAGTTATATTTATTTGCACAAAATTTTCTCATAGTTCAAATTATACCATGCTGTCAGGTATATAATATATTGAACATACAAATTCGATTTGATTATAGAGACTATATTTTTTTAATCCTGATTTCggttcattcaaacaaaaatactgGTTGTTTTCTCCAGATCATCCCGGAAGAATTTATTCGGCGTTTCAAGGGCGAGTTCCCAAGAGAGATGATACTTGAAACAAAAAATCGTTGCAGTTACATTATTGCAGTTGCCAAGAACCAAGAAAAGCTTGTCCTTACAGTGGGATGGGGCATATTCGTTAAAACCTTTGGTCTAGAGATGGGTGACACCATAGTATTCAGATACAATGGAAACTCCCAGTTTAGTGCCATAATCTTTGATACACTTGGCTATGAGAAGGCACTTTCAGTTGTGGATCTTTTTCCGCCTCTTGTGCAAGAAAGGCGCACAACTGTGAAAAGTTCTCATTTACATCCTCAACCCATACAAATGGTACTGCCAGAGTCACCACCAACGAAAAGGCAGCGACGCATCCAAATGGAAGTGTACGAGCCATGTGAAGGCAAAATCACTGCAATAAATATTTCCTCCGCCGAGCCATCTGGTCTCAGTTTACGATTATAGATATATCTTCCCTTGCAAACCATTCTCATATGTTTATGGCTATATTTAGTAGTTCTCTTTTCTTGGCGCAGGAGAGTCTTTCTCCTCTGAAGATAACCATGGAACACGTGATGTGCCTGGTTACAATTACATTCTCAGGAAGAAGAAGGCCAATCTATCTTCATTTCTTTTTGAAGGAGATTCTTTCTCCTCTGAAGATGGCCATGGAGGACGTGATGCCATTGTCAAGAAGGCGGCAAAattaacttcagctcagaaggagcagttgaaggatggttacatcaccgtgcacaagaccaaactaacttcagctcagaaggaagTGGTGAAGCAGAAGGTCCAATCTATACACTCAGAGATCCCCATCTTTGTCGCGGTTTATTTCGTTATCGCGAGGATAGTGGAGTCCGGTCCTATGCAGCCCTTTGGAAAAAATGAACGCCAATTGATCGATATGCCATGTTGCCGAAGTCCCTGTCTGATGGAGGTAGCCTGGTAACGCTTTCATGTTGGTGGTAGTGCTTTTGTTGTTGGTTCATGAATCGctagtgatggtgatatgatatcaTAGTGATTTTGTGTTGGTTAGTGAATTGCAGTTCTACTTTCTCTTTTAAGGATAGCAGATCCCTGGTTTACTAGCTGATTACTACTTGACCTGCAAGATGATGCACGTTATTGCTGATCATACTTTTGAGTTTTGATGCCAGGTTGAATAAGTAATGTCATTGTACCACGTCTGAATCTCTGTTCGATTCATCTGTTCTTGGACTCGTTATCCACAAATTAGGTGTAGCAAGGTCCAACTTCAGCTTATTCATTTGTAAAATCTTTCATCCTGTTAATTGCTTGTGAAAACATAAGGGAGGAGCGAACCCTatccctcccgcgccgccacccgcgaggcGGCCGGGGAGGGCACCCCGATCTCCTCCGCTCGCCCCCCCTCCCTCCCtactccccctcgccgccgccggagggcgcggccgggcgaagcccggtctgcgcaggcggcggcggggcttccttTGTCCCCTCGCGCGGGTGGTCAGACGCGGGCCAGATCCGCCGGGCCTGGGCGCCAGACTGGTTGGCGGGTGCGGCGGCGCGGCATGCTGCTGAGTGGTCAGTGACGAGCTCCTGGCGGCGGTGCGGCCGGCGTCATGGGGGTGGTTCTCGCCTCTTGTTGGGCTGCCCTTCTCTGCTGATGGCGGTGATGCGGCCAGCGCCGGCGACGGATGGAGAGGGTCGTGGCGGCGCGGGATGCGGGCGGCCCCCCTGCCGTGACCTGCGTCAGGTGGTGGGGGCGGCGCTGCAAGAGGTGGCTCCGGCGACGGTTCCTGGCGGCGGGGCGTTCCGGCGTCATGCCGGTGGTGCGGGTCAGGGTGCTGGACCCTCTGGAGGCCTTCTTCGGCGGCGGGTGCGATCGATCCGGCGGACCTCGCCGGCGGACGGGTGGCTGCATCTTCCTCGCATGGGTCTGGCCGGTGGCCGTGCTAGGGCGTCAGGGGTGATGCAGGGGAGGCTGCTGGAGGGACGGGTAGACCGACTACCTGTCACCGGTGCAGGGGTGCGCCGGTCCGGACGAGCTCCGCTCCCCCTCCCCTTTTCCAAGCCTCGCGCCTCCTAGCTGCAGACCGGTGTTCGGGAAGGGTCGGTCACCGGCGGTACTGTTGGTGCTTGGGTTCTACCGATTGACTCAAAGCCCGTCCCTTTGTTGGTCTTCGGAGTGTCTGGATGCagggcggcggccttggtggcgggaGCTGCGGGCTCGTGGGCGGAGCTTGTGGCTCGGGTGCGGGCGGCTCGCTGTCATGGTTGCGTGGGCGGCATGGGGCGGGCTCTCGACGTTCTATGGTGGTGGTGCGGCCGACGCTCTCGTGTTTGGCCGTACGCTAGGTGGAGGCGGAGGGTGGTGGCCCGGGGTGAAAACCTTGTCTGGCTCTTGCCAGACCAATGGCGGCGGCGTCCATGcgtcgtttccttcttgaaggctccATTGCGGTGGCCCTGCGTCCTTCGTGTTACTCCGGGTGAAAACCTCGATTCagtggatcgggcggtggcggctctACGGTGTCATTTCTTTCCTGGAAGCACCGCTTTGGAGGCCCTGGTTCGTCGAGTGTCGGCTTCGTCCCCTCGCGGTAACTTGTTCACGGAGGAGAGCTCCTTAGATCCTTAGCTATGCTCTATCTGTCTACTAGTTGTCTGCTTTGGAGCTTTTGGAGTAGTGTTGTTGTACGTCAGCTTCCTTGTATGTGCCTTGGGTGTTTGGTGTTGGGTGGTTTGCGGCATGTAGATCgtgttttatatataaagcggggcaaaagcctttttcgataaatctTTCATTACCCCGTGAAAGTTTAGATGTAACGGCAAAGGCCACCTGAAAAACTTTCATTCAAGTGCCACAAAAGTGGGAAGATCGCTACAGGTTCACTCGGTGCGTGTAGCAGTAGCCGTATCCAGCAACGCGACTGAAGGAGCGCCGCAAAACTTTGCACCCAAGCTTCGAGAATTGTCAACCTGGAGGAGCGCCATGTCCGAAGGAGGACAGCAAGAGTGTTGCGAGCGTCCACAGATGGACTTGAAACAAGGACTTTTTTTTGACCAGCAAGCCCGGGGGCTTTTTATTCCTTGTCAAATATTGTTACATCGTTTATAAGTGGCTGCATGGATCCCAAATAACTTGCTTGAAAGATCTGGGCGTGGTAGGACTGGCTGATGGCTCTGGCGACTGGCGACTGCTCGGGCGGCGCCCCTGGCGGCCCGGATGCTGCGGCTGCCCCGCTGCCGCTCCTCCCTCCGTCCCCCTCGCcggcgcccgccgcccctgcccctCCGCCGACCCCCCCTTCTGGCTCTCCGCGGGTGATGTGGGCGGACATCGCCAAGGCTGACGACGTCGCCGCTGGTCGCCCCGTCGTGTGTCGGGACCGTGTCCCTCCCAAGGCCCCGCCGCGGCTGCTGCCCGACCTCGCCGGTAGCCTTACTCCCAGGGGTGGGAGTTCGGCCGCCCGCGGGTCGGAGCGGCGCCGGCGCCTGCCTTCGGCCGCCTCGTCGGCGCAGGGGATGCAAGGCTCGACCTTGGGGTCCGGGATGTCCTCCCGGCGGTGCCGCGCTGGCTGCTGGGGTGTGGCCGGCCGAGCGGACCGTGGTCCGGCTCTCGCCTCCTGGAAACCGTCGTCCCTGGCCATGCCCCCCTCTGCGCCGGCCCGATCGTCTCCAGCGACCCCGCCCGAGCTCGCTCCGGTTCTCTCCCGTCGTGCTCCCTTCCGGCCCTTCTTCCCTTCCCGCGGTTCCTCCGGACCCCATCCTTCGGGTCGCTACCCCGCCCCACCATCCCCTCGCTGTCCACGTCCTTCCGCGCCGCGGTCTCCGCGACGGCGATGCGGGAAACCCTACCCCCCGCCTGGCCACCCCGGGGCGCTCGTACCGGGCTGCGGTGCTCCTGGGCCGGCCGCTGGACCTGCCTACGGGCCCCCTCCCCAAGCCGATGGTCCTGGGTGCGGCCCGGGGAGTGCTGGACGCTGCGGCTGGGATGGGCCAGCTCGGTGGGCCGGCACTGCCCCGCTCGGCCCAGGCTTGTCCACCGTTGGCCTCGGGCCCATACAGGCGATCTATCTGGCCCATTGTAGGGTTCTCTCGCCCCCGATTCCTCCCACCCCCCACCTGCGCCGCCTTCCCTCCGTCTCGCCCTGGTTCACACTGTACCGCCCCGATCCTTGCCCACCGGCGCCGCCATCCTCCCCACGCCCCCCTCGCACCTCCCCCCGCCCCTGACCATGACTCGGGAGTGGGGAGACGACGCGGGGCGCCCCAAGCGGTGGGCGGACGATCGCCAGgaccctccccgcccctcccccgacGGCCACCGGCGCGAGGCCGACCTGCGACAGCAGCTCTCCTCCCGGTCGGCTCGGCTCTCTCCGGCTCGCGACTCCCGCCGCTCGTCCCCCCGCTCTTCGCGTTGATCCCTGGCCCGCGACGACCGCCGCTCGCGCTCCCCtacccgccgcccctctcctcggGCGGAGTCGCCGGACCGCGGTCGATCACCAGCCCGGGAGACTCGGCCGTCCTCTCGGCGGCGGTCCTCCTCGCCTGCCCGTCGCCGAGACCGGTCCCC comes from Triticum aestivum cultivar Chinese Spring chromosome 5B, IWGSC CS RefSeq v2.1, whole genome shotgun sequence and encodes:
- the LOC123115115 gene encoding putative B3 domain-containing protein Os08g0325100, which produces MCTSCERLNLWDEYRYKLLDDEEKHFLVLMLGDFRDAMIFPEELVWRFKCEIPGEIKLVSRKGYSHAIVVAKNQEKLVFTVGWRQFVGQYDLQMGDSLILKYNGNCQFDVIIFDKLGREKALSVVVDPFLPQVQENPNKAHEIGSSKNIDVPSERYKSWTDYHYTNLDDEKKYFLMVMMGNFQHEMIIPEEFIRRFKGEFPREMILETKNRCSYIIAVAKNQEKLVLTVGWGIFVKTFGLEMGDTIVFRYNGNSQFSAIIFDTLGYEKALSVVDLFPPLVQERRTTVKSSHLHPQPIQMVLPESPPTKRQRRIQMEVYEPCEGKITAINISSAEPSGESFSSEDNHGTRDVPGYNYILRKKKANLSSFLFEGDSFSSEDGHGGRDAIVKKAAKLTSAQKEQLKDGYITVHKTKLTSAQKEVVKQKVQSIHSEIPIFVAVE